Proteins encoded within one genomic window of Rhododendron vialii isolate Sample 1 chromosome 1a, ASM3025357v1:
- the LOC131303076 gene encoding spermidine hydroxycinnamoyl transferase-like, with amino-acid sequence MLTLKASYTVKPMEPSPTGLLYLSDFDLSVALTHGPVVYFYRPISGHLLNPIEILKNSLGKALTIFYPLAGRLQRTGRGRLEVNCNSMGALFLETESEAKISDFGDFTPTSKTRALIPSVDYNKPIDELPLLLVQVTNFSCGGISLGLGISHVLVDGRCAAHFVSEWARIARGEEPENLPFLDRTALKLEEDDLTPPRFGHLEFGKPPMLIGQKNNLEEQKKETTVVMLKLSKEQIKKLKKEANEFPSVYTSSKPFTRYEAVTAHMWRCTSKARLHEIEQLTSVRVGVDFHSRMVPPLPKHYFGNAVSPMRATTTSGELLSKPLGYGCSKIREAIEKVTDEYIRSSLAYMKREKDLSKFRYSHVVGSTQGAFLGNPNIVITSWISLPFCGVDFGWGKEIYIAPGAIPFDGRSFILPSRDEDGSFDAPFRLQVEHMDAFKKFFYENIMISSL; translated from the exons ATGTTGACCTTGAAGGCTTCCTACACAGTGAAACCAATGGAGCCGTCACCAACAGGGCTCCTTTACCTATCAGATTTTGATCTAAGCGTTGCTCTAACTCACGGACCTGTAGTCTACTTCTATAGACCCATCAGTGGTCACTTACTAAACCCAATAGAAATCCTCAAAAACTCCCTAGGCAAAGCACTCACCATATTTTACCCACTCGCCGGACGCCTCCAAAGGACCGGAAGGGGCCGTCTCGAGGTCAACTGCAACTCCATGGGCGCGCTGTTTTTGGAAACAGAGTCGGAGGCTAAAATCAGCGACTTTGGAGACTTCACTCCAACATCAAAAACTAGAGCACTGATACCATCTGTAGACTACAATAAGCCTATTGATGAGTTGCCATTGCTTTTGGTGCAAGTAACAAATTTTAGTTGTGGTGGAATTAGTCTTGGCTTGGGCATATCCCATGTGCTTGTCGACGGCCGATGTGCAGCTCACTTTGTTTCCGAGTGGGCGAGGATTGCCCGCGGTGAGGAACCTGAAAATTTACCGTTTCTTGATCGGACTGCACTGAAACTGGAGGAGGATGATCTGACACCGCCGAGATTTGGTCACTTGGAGTTCGGCAAACCACCGATGTTGATTGGCCAAAAGAATAACTTAGAAGAGCAGAAGAAGGAAACGACTGTGGTGATGTTGAAATTGAGCAAAGAGCAAATTAAAAAGCTGAAGAAAGAGGCTAATGAGTTCCCAAGTGTTTACACTAGTAGTAAGCCTTTCACCAG GTATGAGGCTGTGACTGCGCACATGTGGAGGTGTACATCCAAGGCAAGGCTGCACGAAATCGAGCAACTAACAAGTGTGCGGGTTGGCGTGGATTTTCACAGCCGGATGGTACCGCCATTGCCAAAGCACTATTTCGGGAATGCCGTCTCACCGATGAGAGCAACAACCACCTCAGGAGAGCTGTTGTCAAAGCCGTTAGGATATGGCTGTAGCAAGATAAGAGAAGCCATAGAGAAGGTAACAGACGAATACATAAGGTCATCGCTAGCTTAcatgaaaagagaaaaggattTGTCCAAGTTCAGGTACTCTCATGTGGTGGGATCTACCCAAGGAGCTTTCCTTGGCAACCCGAACATTGTAATCACTAGTTGGATCAGTTTGCCTTTTTGTGGTGTTGATTTTGGATGGGGAAAGGAAATTTACATAGCACCCGGAGCGATTCCGTTTGACGGGAGGTCGTTCATACTTCCCAGCCGTGATGAAGATGGTTCTTTCGACGCCCCATTCCGGTTGCAGGTTGAACATATGGATGCCTTCAAGAAGTTCTTCTATGAGAATATCATGATTTCAAGTTTGTGA
- the LOC131303185 gene encoding spermidine hydroxycinnamoyl transferase-like has product MLTLKASYTVKPLEPSPTGLLYLSDFDLSVALTHAPLVYFYRPISGHLLNPIEILKNSLGKALTIFYPLAGRLQRAGSGRLEVNCNSMGALFLETESEAKINDFGDFTPTSETRALIPSVDYNKSIDELPLLLVQVTNFSCGGISLGLGISHVLVDGRCAAHFVSEWARVARGEELGNLPFLDRTVLKLEEDDLTLPRFDHLEFRKPPMLIGQTNNLEEQQKETTVVMLKLSKEQIKKLKKEANEFPSVYTSSKPFTRYEAVTAHIWRCSSKARQHEIEQLTSVRVGVDFHSKMVPPLPKHYFGNAVLPMRATTTTGELLSKPLGYGCSKIREAIEKVTDEYVRSSLAYLKKEKDLSKFRYSHVVGSTQGAFLGNPNIVITSWIRLPLSGVDFGWGKEIYIAPGAIAFDGRSFIFSSRDEDGSFDAPFRLQVEHMDAFKKFFYENIMISSL; this is encoded by the exons ATGTTGACCTTGAAGGCTTCCTACACAGTGAAACCATTGGAGCCGTCACCAACAGGGCTCCTTTACCTATCAGATTTTGATCTAAGCGTTGCTCTAACTCACGCTCCTCTAGTCTACTTCTATAGACCCATCAGTGGTCACTTACTAAACCCAATAGAAATCCTCAAAAACTCCTTAGGCAAAGCACTCACCATATTTTACCCACTCGCCGGACGCCTCCAAAGGGCCGGAAGTGGCCGTCTCGAGGTCAACTGCAACTCTATGGGCGCGCTGTTTTTGGAAACAGAGTCGGAAGCAAAAATCAACGACTTTGGAGACTTCACTCCGACATCAGAAACTAGAGCTCTTATACCATCTGTAGACTACAATAAGTCTATTGATGAGTTGCCATTGCTTTTGGTGCAAGTAACAAATTTTAGTTGCGGTGGAATTAGTCTTGGCTTGGGCATATCCCATGTGCTTGTCGACGGCCGATGTGCAGCTCACTTTGTTTCCGAGTGGGCGAGGGTTGCCCGGGGTGAGGAACTTGGAAATTTACCGTTTCTTGATCGGACGGTATTGAAATTGGAGGAGGATGATCTGACACTGCCGAGATTTGATCACTTGGAGTTCCGCAAACCGCCGATGTTGATTGGCCAAACGAATAACTTAGAAGAGCAGCAGAAGGAAACGACTGTGGTGATGTTGAAATTGAGCAAAGAGCAAATTAAAAAGCTGAAGAAAGAGGCTAATGAGTTCCCAAGTGTTTACACTAGTAGTAAGCCTTTCACCAG GTATGAGGCTGTGACTGCACACATATGGAGGTGTTCATCCAAGGCAAGGCAGCACGAAATTGAGCAACTAACAAGTGTGCGGGTTGGAGTGGATTTTCACAGCAAGATGGTACCGCCATTGCCAAAGCACTATTTCGGGAATGCAGTCTTACCGATGAGAGCAACAACCACCACAGGAGAGCTGTTGTCAAAGCCGTTAGGATATGGCTGTAGCAAGATAAGGGAAGCCATAGAGAAGGTAACAGATGAGTACGTAAGGTCATCTCTAGCTTacttgaaaaaggaaaaggatttgtCCAAGTTCAGGTACTCTCATGTCGTGGGATCTACCCAAGGAGCTTTCCTTGGCAACCCGAACATTGTAATCACTAGTTGGATCAGGTTGCCTTTGAGTGGTGTTGATTTTGGATGGGGAAAGGAAATTTACATAGCACCCGGAGCAATTGCATTTGACGGGAGGTCGTTCATATTTTCCAGCCGTGATGAAGATGGTTCTTTCGACGCCCCATTCCGGTTGCAGGTTGAACATATGGATGCCTTCAAGAAGTTCTTCTATGAGAATATCATGATTTCAAGTTTGTGA